Proteins encoded by one window of Candidatus Nomurabacteria bacterium:
- the recA gene encoding recombinase RecA: MAFKKTAPKALKEIGAEIDDTIKSIQTKFGEGAIMKLGDAPKVDISVIPTGSIGLDMALGIGGVPRGRIIEIFGPESSGKTTLALHIVAEAQKKGGVCAYIDAEHAMDPSYAKNLGVNINDLLISQPDTGEQGLEITESLVRSGKIDVIVIDSVAALTPKDEIEGDMGQQHVGKQARLMSQALRKLTAIVARSKTLVIFINQIRMQIGVMFGNPETTPGGKALKFYTSVRLDIRRIAQIKKGEEVVGGRTRVKVVKNKVAAPFKQTEFDIIYGEGISREGEIMALGEKLGIITKSSGGSYEYKPKEGENVKLGRGYDATRTFLKENSKLTNEILKQVKARFGEIQISSAGE; encoded by the coding sequence ATGGCATTTAAAAAAACAGCTCCAAAAGCGTTAAAAGAAATAGGCGCAGAAATCGACGACACAATAAAATCAATCCAAACAAAATTTGGTGAAGGTGCCATTATGAAACTTGGTGATGCACCTAAGGTGGACATCAGCGTAATCCCAACAGGTTCGATCGGACTCGATATGGCACTCGGTATCGGCGGTGTCCCCCGTGGCCGAATCATAGAAATATTTGGACCTGAATCTTCCGGCAAGACAACCCTTGCTCTTCATATTGTTGCAGAAGCCCAAAAGAAAGGCGGTGTCTGCGCGTATATCGACGCAGAACATGCCATGGATCCAAGCTATGCTAAAAATCTTGGCGTTAATATTAATGATCTCCTTATCTCACAACCAGACACGGGTGAACAAGGATTAGAAATCACAGAATCTCTCGTGAGATCAGGAAAAATTGATGTCATTGTTATCGACTCAGTGGCAGCTCTCACGCCAAAAGATGAAATCGAAGGCGATATGGGTCAACAGCATGTGGGAAAACAAGCACGACTAATGTCACAAGCACTTCGAAAACTTACTGCTATTGTTGCCAGGTCAAAAACACTCGTTATTTTTATCAATCAAATCCGTATGCAAATCGGTGTGATGTTCGGCAATCCTGAAACAACTCCAGGCGGCAAAGCCCTCAAATTCTATACCTCAGTTCGTCTCGACATTCGCCGTATTGCACAAATCAAGAAAGGCGAAGAGGTCGTCGGTGGCCGTACACGAGTCAAAGTCGTTAAGAACAAAGTCGCTGCCCCATTTAAACAAACTGAGTTCGATATCATTTACGGAGAAGGTATTTCTCGCGAAGGCGAAATTATGGCTCTCGGAGAGAAGCTCGGCATCATAACCAAGTCTTCTGGTGGCTCATATGAATATAAACCAAAGGAAGGCGAAAATGTTAAACTCGGCCGCGGCTACGATGCAACAAGAACATTTCTCAAGGAAAACAGTAAACTTACGAATGAAATCTTGAAGCAAGTGAAGGCTCGCTTTGGTGAAATTCAAATCTCAAGTGCAGGCGAATAA
- a CDS encoding DNA translocase FtsK 4TM domain-containing protein, which yields MAKKNTKKETSTKKTKDDTRGTTSTALKQETRYGVYAIIAFAGAVFFLLSLFHIAGVAGNFIYTILFLLLGVGYYLLPIVCAILGFSFLQTNRPNIALTHTIGVTLFFISLLGMIHVLSSNPEAGGYIGNIVSWPFLKLFDTYVSILFLSAVLIISLFVLFDTRPNIAHLRDKFRSFRNTDEDEENIVSYGTEAPVAIVPEVIKPEEITGSAPEVIPQREEELNLGEKLTKPRTDLTYVPPPLSLLEKDQGKPNVGDIKANANIIQRTLANFGIIVEMDEITIGPTVTRYALKPAQGVKLSRIAGLQNDLALALAAHPIRMELPIPGKSLVGIEIPNKTKATISLGSLLGDTQFTNAQKPLFIALGRNVAGRAMYINLAKAPHALIAGTTGSGKSVTIHALINSLLYRNSPEDLKFIMVDPKRVELTLYNKIPHLLTPVITEAKKCILALKWAAKEMDRRYDILQSHSVRDIESYHANIYSKKSAGGTEDRMPYIVVIIDELADIMQSYPRELEAAIVRLAQMSRAVGIHLVLSTQRPEVNIITGLIKANVPTRIALRVPTQIDSRTILDSGGAEKLLGAGDMLFSGGEGQPERLQSAFISENEVKKIVKYLSDAYKDEVTEDIALSGPIAESNSIFSATLDDEANEEDELYEEARQIVIESGKASTSYLQRKLGVGYSRAAKLIDMLEEHSVVGAANGAKPREVLEKNVTVEKQEYV from the coding sequence ATGGCAAAAAAAAATACTAAGAAAGAGACAAGCACAAAGAAAACCAAAGATGACACAAGAGGTACTACTTCTACTGCACTCAAGCAAGAAACAAGATATGGTGTCTATGCGATTATTGCTTTTGCGGGAGCTGTTTTCTTTTTACTATCACTTTTCCACATAGCTGGCGTAGCAGGAAATTTTATCTATACAATACTATTTTTACTTTTAGGAGTCGGGTACTACCTATTGCCTATTGTGTGTGCAATCTTAGGATTTTCTTTTTTGCAAACTAACAGACCTAATATTGCACTTACCCATACGATTGGTGTTACACTTTTTTTTATTTCACTGCTTGGAATGATCCACGTGTTAAGCAGTAACCCAGAAGCTGGTGGCTATATTGGTAACATAGTCTCCTGGCCTTTTCTAAAACTTTTTGATACGTATGTAAGCATCCTGTTTTTGAGTGCAGTTTTAATTATTTCACTATTTGTACTTTTTGATACTCGCCCAAATATTGCACACCTAAGAGACAAATTTCGATCATTTCGAAATACTGACGAAGATGAGGAAAATATTGTTAGCTACGGCACAGAGGCACCAGTCGCTATAGTTCCAGAAGTAATCAAACCAGAAGAAATCACTGGAAGTGCCCCAGAAGTCATACCCCAACGAGAAGAAGAATTAAATCTAGGAGAAAAACTAACGAAACCAAGGACTGACCTTACCTATGTACCACCACCGCTTTCATTACTTGAGAAAGATCAGGGCAAACCAAATGTTGGCGACATTAAAGCAAATGCAAATATTATTCAAAGAACACTGGCGAACTTTGGCATCATTGTTGAAATGGATGAAATTACGATAGGACCAACAGTTACTCGCTACGCGCTCAAACCAGCCCAAGGTGTTAAACTTTCACGAATTGCTGGATTACAAAACGATTTAGCGCTGGCACTAGCAGCTCATCCGATCCGTATGGAACTCCCTATTCCTGGTAAGTCACTCGTCGGTATTGAGATTCCAAATAAAACAAAAGCAACTATTAGTCTTGGCTCATTGCTCGGAGATACACAATTCACCAATGCACAAAAGCCTCTCTTTATTGCACTTGGACGAAATGTTGCTGGACGTGCTATGTATATCAATCTTGCCAAAGCACCACATGCACTTATCGCCGGCACAACAGGCTCAGGTAAATCTGTTACTATTCATGCACTCATCAACTCACTGCTCTATCGCAACAGCCCTGAAGATTTAAAATTTATCATGGTTGACCCAAAACGTGTTGAGCTCACTCTGTACAATAAAATTCCCCATCTCTTGACGCCAGTCATCACCGAAGCCAAGAAATGCATCCTTGCGCTTAAGTGGGCCGCAAAAGAAATGGATAGGCGCTATGACATATTACAAAGCCACTCTGTACGCGATATTGAGTCATACCATGCCAATATTTATAGTAAAAAAAGCGCCGGAGGTACTGAAGATCGTATGCCATATATTGTTGTCATAATCGATGAGCTGGCAGATATTATGCAGTCATACCCCCGAGAGCTCGAGGCTGCGATCGTCCGTCTCGCACAGATGTCACGCGCTGTCGGTATCCACTTAGTTCTCTCGACCCAGCGTCCTGAAGTCAATATTATTACGGGACTTATCAAGGCTAACGTACCGACACGTATCGCTCTTCGAGTGCCTACACAAATCGATTCGCGCACGATATTAGATAGCGGTGGCGCAGAAAAACTCTTAGGTGCTGGTGACATGCTCTTCTCCGGCGGTGAAGGACAGCCGGAACGTCTACAATCAGCATTTATTTCAGAAAACGAAGTGAAAAAAATCGTAAAGTATTTAAGCGACGCATACAAAGATGAAGTCACCGAAGATATTGCACTTTCTGGACCTATCGCTGAAAGCAATAGTATATTCTCAGCAACATTAGATGACGAAGCTAACGAAGAAGATGAACTCTATGAGGAAGCACGACAGATTGTTATTGAATCAGGCAAAGCATCAACATCGTATCTTCAACGGAAATTAGGCGTCGGCTATTCGCGAGCAGCCAAACTGATCGACATGCTTGAGGAGCACAGTGTTGTCGGAGCTGCAAATGGTGCTAAACCGCGAGAAGTATTAGAGAAAAATGTAACGGTGGAGAAACAAGAATACGTATGA